The Cyclopterus lumpus isolate fCycLum1 chromosome 6, fCycLum1.pri, whole genome shotgun sequence genome contains a region encoding:
- the LOC117732772 gene encoding LOW QUALITY PROTEIN: protein FAM180A-like (The sequence of the model RefSeq protein was modified relative to this genomic sequence to represent the inferred CDS: substituted 1 base at 1 genomic stop codon) produces the protein MLPWRMAIVGLFYFCIRAGVTQYRTQALFPSVSKIKRGATSLPRPTFHNSIADVHLLFEILLTGINFEASGEFSVQDAELASLRKTRNLEVICEEIIPKKLSDVFRLISGLSHHIGHLHQEDFERTLLTLVYTAQGMVNSSTEHQRRMWAESFVSLYKFIKQDLTEXNPDVAAQ, from the exons ATGCTGCCCTGGAGGATGGCCATCGTTGGTCTTTTCTACTTCTGCATCAGAGCAGGTGTCACGCAATATCGGACTCAAG CTCTATTCCCATCTGTAAGCAAAATTAAAAGAGGGGCGACAAGTTTGCCGAGGCCCACCTTCCACAACTCTATCGCTGACGTACATCTATTATTTGAG ATCCTGCTGACTGGCATCAACTTTGAGGCAAGTGGAGAGTTTTCAGTTCAAGATGCTGAGCTGGCTTCCCTCCGCAAGACAAGAAACCTGGAAGTAATCTGTGAGGAGATCATTCCCAAGAAGCTATCCGATGTGTTCAGGCTCATCTCTGGCCTTTCACACCACATTGGTCACCTGCATCAGGAAGATTTTGAGCGCACCCTGTTGACCTTGGTATACACCGCCCAGGGGATGGTCAATTCTTCGACTGAACACCAACGGCGCATGTGGGCCGAGTCTTTTGTCAGTTTGTACAAATTCATCAAGCAGGATCTGACTGAGTGAAATCCTGATGTTGCTGCCCAATGA
- the zgc:110789 gene encoding xan_ur_permease domain-containing protein: MAPGKESNGLDNYAFALEGHFCDLPDSKHEEKMDMSMEGDSNKLIYCVTDVPPWYLCIILGIQHCLTAFGGIIAIPLILSQGLCLQYDGLTQSHLISTIFFVSGICTLLQVTFGIRLPILQGGTFTLLAPSMAMLSMPEWTCPAWTQNASLVNTSSTDFIEVWQSRMRALQGSIMVGSLFQVFVGFSGLIGLFMRFIGPLTIAPTISLIGLSLFDSAGTSAGNHWGISSITTALIILFSQYLRHIPVPFPTFSKKKKLHISRVYIFQILPVLLGITLSWLICYILTIYNVFPTDPDQYGYLARTDLKGDVVSQAPWFSFAYPGQWGMPTVSLAGVVGILAGVISSMIESVGDYHACARLSGAPPPPKHAINRGIGIEGLGCLLAGAYGTGNGTTSYSENVGALGITKVGSRMVIVASGVLMVAMGVFGKVGAIFTTIPSPVVGGMFMVMFGVISAAGVSNLQYADMNSSRNIFIFGFSMFSGLVIPNWIFKNPRAIATGVIELDHVLQVLLTTSMFVGGFFGFILDNTIPGSKHERGILAWNKAHEDDSSNTLESGEVYNLPFGISSYLSSSSWLRYVLFCPPGEPSPLDGCTADTNAPEPNQQLGHPEPSQIITGVAL, encoded by the exons ATGGCTCCAGGAAAGGAGAGCAATGGTCTTGACAACTACGCATTTGCA CTTGAAGGCCACTTTTGTGATCTACCTGACtcaaaacatgaagaaaaaatgGACATGTCCATGGAGGGGGACAGCAACAAGCTGATATATTGCGTGACGGATGTACCTCCTTGGTACCTGTGCATCATCCTCGGCATCCAG caCTGTTTGACGGCATTTGGGGGAATCATCGCCATCCCATTAATCCTGTCTCAGGGGTTGTGTCTGCAGTATGACGGCCTCACACAGAGCCACCTCATCAGCACCATCTTCTTCGTCTCTGGTATTTGCACTCTGCTGCAAGTTACTTTCGGCATTAG ACTTCCCATTCTCCAAGGTGGTACCTTCACATTGCTGGCTCCTTCCATGGCAATGCTGTCCATGCCAGAGTGGACATGTCCTGCTTGGACCCAAAATGCCAGCCTCGTCAACACGTCCTCCACAGACTTCATTGAGGTGTGGCAGAGTCGAATGAGAGcg ctgcaggggTCCATTATGGTGGGCTCACTCTTCCAGGTGTTTGTTGGGTTCTCCGGCCTCATCGGCCTCTTCATGCGCTTCATTGGACCTCTCACCATCGCTCCCACCATCTCTCTCATTGGACTGTCCCTGTTTGACTCAGCTGGTACCAGTGCTGGCAACCACTGGGGCATCTCCAGCAT TACCACAGCACTGATCATCCTGTTCTCGCAGTACCTCCGTCACATACCTGTGCCCTTTCCTACGTTCAGCAAGAAGAAAAAGCTGCACATCTCCCGTGTCTACATCTTTCAGATTCTCCCT GTCCTGCTTGGAATAACTTTGTCTTGGCTCATTTGCTACATTTTGACAATCTACAATGTATTTCCTACTGATCCCGACCAGTACGGCTACCTGGCCCGTACTGATCTGAAGGGAGATGTTGTGAGCCAAGCTCCCTGGTTCAGTTTTGCATACCCAG GTCAGTGGGGGATGCCGACTGTGAGCCTCGCAGGGGTGGTTGGCATCTTGGCTGGTGTGATTTCCTCCATGATAGAGTCTGTAGGAGACTACCACGCTTGTGCCAGGCTGTCTGGGGCTCCACCTCCCCCGAAACACGCGATCAACAGGGGGATTGGCATTGAGGGACTGGGCTGTCTGCTGGCTGGAGCCTACGGAACAGGAAACGGTACCACGTCATACAGCGAGAATGTTGGAGCCCTCGGTATTACAAAG GTGGGCAGTCGCATGGTGATTGTAGCCAGCGGGGTCTTAATGGTTGCCATGGGTGTGTTTGGTAAAGTGGGTGCCATATTCACCACTATCCCATCACCTGTGGTTGGAGGGATGTTCATGGTTATGTTTGGCgtcatctctgcagcaggagtTTCTAATCTCCAG TATGCTGATATGAATTCTTCTCGAAACATCTTCATTTTTGGCTTCTCCATGTTCTCTGGTCTGGTAATTCCCAACTGGATATTTAAGAACCCCAGAGCTATTGCTACAG gtgtcatTGAACTTGACCATGTGCTGCAGGTACTTCTGACAACCAGTATGTTTGTAGGAGGTTTCTTTGGTTTCATACTGGACAACACAATTCCAG GATCAAAGCATGAACGAGGCATCCTGGCGTGGAACAAAGCTCACGAGGACGACTCCAGCAACACACTGGAGAGCGGAGAAGTCTACAACCTTCCCTTCGGCATCAGCTCTTActtgtcttcttcctcctggCTCCGGTACGTGCTTTTCTGCCCTCCTGGTGAGCCCTCCCCCCTGGATGGATGCACAGCGGATACTAATGCCCCGGAGCCCAACCAGCAACTTGGCCATCCAGAGCCTTCACAGATCATAACTGGAGTTGCTCTGTGA